Proteins encoded by one window of Candidatus Sumerlaea chitinivorans:
- a CDS encoding Peptidyl-prolyl cis-trans isomerase PpiD codes for MHLSRSVGVILWCVIAACSAAAISGTKYQQRAAAFGFGAVGATAPQTRALEAVGQTVSSHPLFESLYIGEPDRVVARTAYGKVTARDLYLYLLTANSQTKPYILELYDKAIIPSEKSALADQVRKAIDDYVFVNFVVPQLVAKEQWTEVDEARARVAALAGYQFVYITDIVKPKINIRPADRVKYLQEHRNEIAQPERWRVRYIFLRSEETDPLDLQDAVQKKMEDIRADILRGKIDFAEAARQYSQAPSAANGGEIPPFRRGELFFYFEQAAANLKPGEVSEVIHGPHGFYLVQLLEVLPAEELSMENPEQAAKVVDGVTRQVMRAQYLWDLKVLLEEKARPLYVYKPWDEKRPEDVVGEVAGFKITKGQLLNMYPAIESEDFTRRDALIDNVLKRILEGEILAMEVTKAGLADSPFIQRVNEFAHHLAMLEKLREKYACDLKPSRDTVRRFWRDNPRLFTPLPMQRVVKISLVPLNTAPTPEQTLAELERALREGGGEAPSPLAPKMPATSADEAAEPMPTSSEEALSTTSLATSGGEPQATTATEAREDRATTAPGGGAPPLPPAGGTQKSSENESNVYAKPATATQQKPASWYTPLMLEPVTETEEPSIQRVRRAKPQGATRSITPTQLREVVQNYQSGDWQLKYEDFGFIYVEDHPQIPREVVRLGAGEYLAPKLEGQTAVTYYVEAVRRLTKPKFEEIESYVYGVWRDVEVMKKLDAARRKGLDKARIEYSF; via the coding sequence ATGCATCTAAGCCGGTCGGTAGGCGTTATCCTGTGGTGTGTGATTGCTGCGTGCAGTGCGGCTGCAATCAGTGGGACGAAATATCAGCAGCGCGCCGCCGCCTTTGGTTTTGGCGCGGTTGGCGCCACAGCTCCGCAGACGCGCGCGCTTGAGGCCGTGGGGCAAACCGTCTCGTCGCATCCCTTGTTCGAGTCGCTCTACATCGGCGAACCGGATCGCGTCGTGGCACGCACCGCCTACGGAAAAGTGACTGCTCGCGACCTTTATCTTTACCTTCTGACCGCCAATTCCCAGACCAAGCCCTACATTCTGGAGCTCTACGACAAGGCAATCATCCCCTCAGAAAAAAGCGCGCTGGCCGATCAGGTGCGCAAAGCGATCGACGACTACGTCTTCGTGAATTTCGTCGTTCCTCAACTTGTGGCCAAGGAACAGTGGACGGAGGTGGACGAAGCACGAGCACGCGTGGCGGCTTTGGCGGGCTACCAATTCGTTTACATCACCGACATCGTCAAACCCAAGATCAACATCCGACCTGCAGATCGGGTCAAATATCTCCAAGAGCACCGCAACGAAATTGCGCAACCGGAGCGCTGGCGTGTGCGCTACATCTTCCTCCGCTCCGAAGAGACGGACCCACTCGATCTCCAAGATGCTGTGCAAAAGAAGATGGAAGATATCCGGGCAGACATTTTGCGGGGTAAAATTGATTTTGCCGAAGCCGCGCGCCAATACTCACAGGCACCCAGCGCAGCCAATGGCGGCGAAATCCCGCCTTTCCGCCGAGGCGAACTCTTCTTCTATTTCGAGCAGGCCGCCGCTAACCTCAAACCCGGCGAGGTGAGCGAGGTCATCCACGGCCCTCACGGCTTCTATCTCGTGCAACTTTTGGAAGTCCTGCCGGCCGAAGAGCTTTCCATGGAGAACCCCGAGCAAGCCGCCAAAGTGGTGGACGGCGTCACGCGTCAGGTCATGCGAGCACAATACCTCTGGGATCTCAAGGTTCTGCTCGAGGAGAAAGCACGTCCGCTCTACGTCTATAAGCCTTGGGATGAGAAGCGCCCCGAGGACGTGGTCGGGGAGGTTGCTGGCTTCAAAATCACCAAGGGGCAGCTGCTCAACATGTATCCGGCCATCGAATCGGAAGATTTCACGCGGCGCGACGCTCTCATCGACAATGTGCTCAAACGCATTCTCGAAGGAGAGATCTTAGCGATGGAGGTCACCAAGGCCGGCCTCGCGGATAGCCCTTTCATCCAACGCGTAAACGAATTTGCCCACCACCTCGCAATGCTCGAAAAATTGCGGGAGAAATATGCCTGCGATCTTAAACCGTCGCGCGACACGGTCCGCCGCTTCTGGCGCGACAATCCCAGACTTTTCACGCCGCTCCCCATGCAACGTGTGGTGAAAATCTCACTCGTTCCTCTCAACACAGCACCCACACCAGAGCAAACACTTGCCGAATTAGAACGCGCCCTACGCGAAGGCGGCGGCGAGGCGCCATCGCCCTTAGCACCCAAAATGCCTGCCACATCGGCCGACGAAGCGGCCGAGCCGATGCCCACAAGCTCCGAAGAGGCACTAAGCACGACCTCGCTTGCCACATCCGGAGGGGAACCGCAAGCGACCACCGCAACCGAAGCACGTGAAGATCGCGCGACGACTGCGCCCGGAGGCGGTGCCCCACCACTCCCACCCGCCGGCGGAACACAAAAGTCCAGCGAGAATGAATCGAACGTTTATGCGAAGCCGGCCACCGCCACGCAGCAGAAGCCGGCCTCGTGGTACACTCCTTTGATGCTTGAGCCGGTAACAGAAACCGAGGAGCCCTCCATTCAGCGCGTGCGTCGCGCGAAACCACAAGGAGCGACACGCAGCATCACACCCACGCAACTCCGCGAGGTTGTGCAAAACTATCAGAGTGGTGACTGGCAGCTTAAGTATGAGGACTTCGGGTTTATTTACGTAGAGGACCACCCCCAAATCCCCCGCGAAGTGGTGCGACTGGGAGCTGGCGAGTACCTTGCACCCAAACTGGAAGGCCAGACCGCGGTGACCTACTACGTCGAAGCCGTGCGCCGCCTAACCAAGCCCAAGTTTGAGGAGATCGAGTCGTATGTCTACGGCGTGTGGCGCGACGTCGAAGTCATGAAGAAGCTCGACGCGGCTCGTCGCAAAGGACTCGACAAAGCGCGGATCGAGTATTCCTTTTAG
- a CDS encoding Succinyl-CoA ligase [ADP-forming] alpha chain — protein MSILVDRDTRLIIQGISGNEGRFHGQQMIAYGTRVVAGVVPGRGGETVLDVPVFNTMKEAVAATQANASIVYVPAPFAADAAIEAIASGVALVVIITEGIPTQDMIKVYWFAKERGVRVVGPNCPGVISPGKAKVGIMPGHIHKEGRIGVVSRSGTLTYEIVKELTLHGLGQSTCVGIGGDPIIGTTFVDALELFEADPETDAVVMIGEIGGTDEEMAAEFVKTRMTKPVVGFIAGLTAPPGKRMGHAGAIISGGKGTAREKIAALTGAGIPVAERPDQIAGLVKERLAAKTPA, from the coding sequence ATGAGCATCTTGGTGGATCGCGATACGCGTCTTATCATTCAGGGAATTTCAGGAAACGAAGGCCGTTTCCATGGCCAGCAGATGATCGCCTATGGCACACGTGTTGTTGCAGGTGTGGTGCCGGGACGCGGCGGCGAGACCGTCCTCGACGTCCCTGTATTCAATACAATGAAGGAAGCGGTCGCCGCGACGCAAGCGAACGCCTCCATCGTCTATGTCCCAGCCCCCTTTGCTGCTGATGCTGCAATCGAGGCAATTGCGAGTGGGGTGGCGTTGGTCGTCATTATCACGGAGGGCATCCCCACTCAGGACATGATCAAAGTTTACTGGTTCGCCAAGGAGCGAGGCGTGCGCGTCGTTGGGCCCAATTGCCCGGGCGTAATTTCCCCCGGCAAAGCGAAGGTCGGCATCATGCCCGGTCACATCCATAAGGAAGGGCGGATCGGCGTTGTGTCGCGCTCTGGAACCCTCACCTACGAAATCGTCAAAGAGCTTACGCTGCATGGGCTGGGCCAATCCACCTGTGTGGGAATCGGTGGCGACCCAATCATTGGCACGACGTTCGTGGATGCACTCGAGTTATTCGAGGCCGACCCTGAGACCGATGCTGTCGTGATGATCGGCGAGATTGGGGGCACAGACGAGGAGATGGCTGCCGAGTTCGTGAAAACGCGCATGACGAAACCGGTCGTCGGGTTCATTGCGGGGCTCACAGCGCCCCCGGGCAAGCGGATGGGGCACGCAGGCGCTATTATCAGTGGTGGAAAGGGAACCGCACGGGAAAAAATCGCCGCTCTCACCGGGGCCGGCATCCCCGTGGCGGAGCGCCCCGACCAAATCGCCGGACTCGTCAAAGAGCGCCTCGCGGCTAAGACGCCCGCGTAA
- a CDS encoding Para-aminobenzoate synthase, aminase component: METHPPDLLPLASFAIFDSFELEENPPDLGGTGALAPPSEWRPLLSRQDYLKAVGRILELIARGETYQVNFTFPLVAEWEADDVEFYHRLVALQPSPQTALLRGNDFGILCASPELFFELAGERLTTRPMKGTTPRGLWPEADAHARASLAASLKDRAENVMIVDLMRNDLGRVCKVGSVHVDTLFSVEQYPTVWQMTSTVRGTCRESLSRIFAALFPCGSVTGTPKIRTMHIIRELEPAARNVYCGAVGWVAPGGRHARFSVPIRTVLADHARRVAYYYIGSGIVADSDPDREYSECLDKARVLTATPLPSFSLLETLRFENGAYCFLDAHLKRLTASAAYFGWDLQTERVRTALESASWVSDSASSASPLRVRLIVSSTGKVSVSATPLPPGQPIWSVRDFGSASALEERPPWRLAVADAPVNSKNVLLYHKTTAREMYESARRAHPAADDVLLWNEEGFVTETTIANLVVEKRPGQFVTPPLACGLLPGILRADLLSRREIEEEPIHLSEVPRARRIFLINSVRGWMRAELISP, encoded by the coding sequence ATGGAGACACACCCGCCCGACCTCCTCCCACTCGCATCTTTCGCGATTTTTGATTCCTTTGAGCTCGAGGAGAATCCGCCCGACCTTGGCGGGACAGGTGCGCTCGCCCCCCCTTCCGAGTGGCGCCCACTCTTGTCGCGCCAGGACTACCTCAAAGCTGTCGGCCGCATCCTTGAGCTCATCGCCCGCGGCGAGACGTATCAGGTGAACTTCACTTTTCCCCTCGTCGCCGAGTGGGAAGCGGACGACGTCGAGTTCTATCACCGTCTTGTCGCTCTCCAACCTTCCCCACAGACAGCTCTGCTGCGCGGGAACGATTTCGGCATTTTGTGCGCATCGCCGGAGCTTTTTTTCGAGCTTGCGGGGGAGCGACTCACGACGCGCCCAATGAAAGGCACGACGCCACGCGGCCTGTGGCCAGAAGCCGATGCGCACGCCCGTGCGAGCCTCGCAGCTTCTCTCAAGGATCGCGCCGAAAACGTGATGATTGTGGATCTCATGCGAAACGATCTGGGCCGCGTCTGCAAGGTCGGATCCGTCCACGTCGACACGCTTTTTTCCGTCGAGCAATACCCAACCGTCTGGCAAATGACATCCACCGTGCGTGGGACGTGTCGGGAGTCGCTCTCGCGCATCTTCGCGGCCCTCTTCCCCTGCGGCTCCGTGACAGGCACACCCAAAATCCGCACCATGCACATCATCCGCGAACTCGAACCAGCGGCGCGAAATGTCTATTGTGGAGCAGTGGGATGGGTGGCGCCGGGTGGACGTCACGCCCGCTTCAGCGTGCCCATCCGAACCGTCCTCGCAGATCACGCTCGCCGCGTCGCCTACTACTACATTGGTAGTGGGATCGTCGCGGACTCCGACCCCGACCGCGAATACAGCGAATGCTTGGACAAGGCGCGGGTCCTGACGGCCACTCCGCTCCCCTCTTTTTCGCTTTTAGAGACTTTGCGGTTCGAGAACGGTGCCTACTGTTTCCTCGACGCCCACCTCAAACGCCTTACTGCAAGTGCCGCCTACTTTGGGTGGGACTTGCAGACAGAGCGCGTGCGCACTGCGCTTGAATCGGCTTCGTGGGTGAGCGATTCCGCGAGCTCCGCTTCCCCCTTGCGCGTGCGGCTGATCGTCAGCTCCACGGGCAAAGTTTCGGTCTCGGCAACTCCCCTGCCACCGGGCCAGCCAATTTGGTCGGTTCGTGACTTCGGATCCGCTAGTGCACTGGAGGAGCGGCCACCGTGGCGCCTCGCCGTTGCAGATGCGCCCGTGAATTCCAAAAACGTGCTCTTATACCATAAGACGACCGCGCGAGAAATGTATGAGAGCGCCCGCCGCGCTCACCCCGCGGCCGACGACGTCCTGCTTTGGAATGAAGAGGGCTTCGTCACAGAAACTACCATCGCAAACCTCGTCGTGGAAAAACGCCCTGGGCAGTTCGTCACGCCCCCCCTTGCCTGTGGATTGTTGCCGGGAATCTTGCGTGCGGACCTGCTAAGCCGCAGGGAAATTGAGGAAGAGCCCATTCACCTCTCGGAGGTGCCGCGAGCCCGGCGGATTTTTCTCATCAATTCCGTACGCGGTTGGATGCGGGCAGAACTCATCTCGCCTTGA
- a CDS encoding N-acetylmuramoyl-L-alanine amidase has translation MVWNINFKWLLVPCFLGLLANPLGASDTTTTPLRLVVRDPEKSVTTTTREYVNIMGVTAPDARVSVGGQAAQVFSTGVFVRDRVPLALGENRIEVVAERGAERASTTLEVQRLAPPAPKLERRQRLKIDAATIEPRRDVILSRGHELNVSFRGTPAQIAEFRIGDGKWHKMIEEADPGSTIPTGRYRATYIAPATGERPAQTITVRLRPAAHSPVTVIGPRVATAQAGGKVSFWDEASLRLVRTKTDGTALAYGLHEVRLGGPYLTELPAGTLLRITGKRDGFYRVALTPTMDAWVSENDVEMLPAGTPLPHLYFTNISVGGDDFSDLVTIPYSAQVPFAVSPGMSAAGRAVVTVDFYGAHHAATWISHRPTAKVIREVRVEQPATDLVRTTIELNSGQLWGYLVEATTTSLRIRIRRPPELAAPPDSPLKGLLIALEAGHGGDNFGARGVSGSKEKDINRMAVAELARQLQERGARTVLVREGDSAPTLGERARRATESSATLFISVHANSAGNERGYLAVSGTSTYYKHSFCRDLSEAIHARLLEKTGLGDFGNVGNFNYYPIRAVTWMPSMLVEQAFMSNPEDEAKMLDPEFRARMMSAVVAGIEDWLSAQRRTMQAAETKP, from the coding sequence ATGGTGTGGAACATAAATTTTAAGTGGTTGCTGGTGCCATGCTTTCTTGGATTACTTGCTAACCCACTTGGTGCCTCCGATACGACCACCACGCCCCTTCGTCTGGTGGTGAGAGATCCCGAAAAAAGCGTCACGACAACAACGCGTGAGTACGTGAACATCATGGGCGTGACCGCACCCGACGCGCGGGTGAGCGTCGGGGGCCAAGCAGCACAGGTGTTCTCCACGGGTGTCTTCGTCCGCGACCGGGTCCCCCTTGCCTTGGGCGAAAATCGCATTGAAGTCGTTGCAGAACGTGGGGCAGAACGCGCAAGCACGACACTCGAAGTCCAACGGCTGGCCCCCCCCGCACCCAAGCTCGAGCGGCGCCAGCGCCTCAAGATTGACGCTGCAACGATCGAGCCGCGCCGCGATGTCATCCTCAGCCGCGGCCATGAGCTTAACGTGAGTTTCCGTGGCACCCCTGCGCAAATCGCGGAGTTCCGAATCGGCGACGGCAAATGGCACAAAATGATCGAAGAGGCGGACCCGGGTTCAACGATCCCAACGGGCCGCTACCGCGCGACCTACATCGCGCCTGCTACTGGCGAGCGTCCGGCCCAAACGATCACAGTTCGGCTACGTCCTGCCGCCCATAGTCCGGTCACCGTCATCGGTCCGCGCGTCGCCACCGCCCAAGCAGGCGGTAAAGTAAGTTTCTGGGATGAAGCGAGCCTCCGCCTTGTGCGCACGAAAACCGACGGCACCGCGCTCGCTTACGGACTGCACGAAGTGCGACTCGGCGGACCCTACCTCACCGAACTCCCTGCAGGAACCCTGCTCAGAATAACAGGCAAGCGCGACGGTTTCTACCGGGTCGCGCTCACTCCCACGATGGACGCGTGGGTCTCTGAAAACGACGTCGAGATGCTGCCGGCAGGCACACCTCTTCCCCATCTCTACTTCACCAACATCTCTGTTGGCGGGGACGATTTTTCGGACCTCGTGACGATTCCCTATTCTGCGCAAGTACCCTTTGCTGTCAGCCCGGGCATGAGCGCAGCTGGACGCGCCGTTGTGACTGTGGATTTCTACGGTGCGCACCACGCTGCCACTTGGATCAGTCACCGCCCGACCGCAAAGGTCATCCGCGAAGTCCGCGTTGAACAACCGGCCACTGACCTCGTCCGCACCACCATTGAACTCAACTCGGGGCAGTTGTGGGGCTATCTGGTAGAAGCCACGACCACCTCGCTTCGAATCCGCATTCGGCGCCCACCGGAGCTTGCCGCGCCACCCGATTCGCCACTCAAAGGGCTTCTGATCGCGCTCGAGGCAGGCCACGGCGGCGACAATTTCGGAGCACGTGGCGTGAGCGGAAGTAAGGAAAAGGACATCAACCGGATGGCCGTGGCGGAGCTCGCGCGCCAGCTTCAGGAGCGCGGCGCACGGACCGTCCTCGTTCGAGAAGGTGACTCGGCCCCAACGTTAGGCGAGCGCGCCCGGCGTGCCACCGAATCCAGCGCCACACTGTTCATCAGTGTCCACGCAAATTCTGCAGGCAACGAGCGCGGCTACCTCGCCGTCAGCGGCACAAGCACCTACTACAAGCACTCTTTCTGCCGCGATCTTTCCGAAGCAATCCATGCTCGCCTGCTCGAGAAAACGGGATTGGGCGACTTCGGCAACGTCGGCAACTTCAACTACTATCCGATCCGCGCCGTCACGTGGATGCCCTCAATGCTCGTCGAGCAAGCCTTTATGTCGAACCCCGAAGATGAGGCGAAAATGCTCGATCCGGAATTCCGTGCACGAATGATGAGCGCGGTGGTCGCCGGCATCGAGGATTGGTTGAGCGCCCAGCGACGAACAATGCAGGCAGCGGAGACTAAACCATAA
- a CDS encoding DNA mismatch repair protein MutS — translation MKHAGTQPSADTPLLRQYQRIKAQHPDHILFFRCGDFYEMFFEDAKVAARVLGIALTRRGTDANGEPVPLAGVPYHSVEPYLAKMIRAGYKVAICEQMENPRFAKGVVKREVVRVVTPGTVVEENLLENKANNYLVGLVLEGERWGLAALDFSTGEFSITQFEGPSASATCQAEIARLQPAEVVLLAEERAAIELALNWQASQAELGLDAEAGEPTREGAAELATRPPEDRPAIAALEGSMPLARARELLVRHFGVHDLSGFGAEDCPAGVRAAALALEYVRETQRAQVAHLTQLRVYQPGEFMMLDATTQRSLELVANLTDASRRHTLLEVLDHTATAMGGRMLRAWLLKPLRSSERIRERLDAVGVFVGQGVVRAQTLEALRAVHDLERILSRAVLKTANARDLVALRASLQQVPKLRALLREVLTEATLLQRLYEEMDPLEDLVSELVAALVDNPPVSVREGGLVRDGFDPKLDELRAIAGDSKSWIAAMRQAEIERTGIPNLKIGYNKVFGYYIEVSNSHLDKVPPTYIRKQTLVNGERFITPELKEKEEIILHAEERIQELEFEIFERLREKVCQQARQIQRTAAAIATLDVLVALAQAAVSGDYCRPQITPHGPDAELRILDGRHPVLESLDLGQPFVPNDTVLDHRENQILLITGPNMAGKSTYIRQVALITLLAHVGSYVPAREARIPIVDRIFTRVGAMDQIARGQSTFLVEMSETANILNNATDESLVILDEIGRGTSTYDGLSIAWAVVEYLHNTKGRRPLTLFATHYHELTDLEGILPRVKNYNVAVVEEEDRVAFLYKIVRGATDRSYGIYAAQVAGLPRAAIRRAKEILQSLEEGSGVHVKPAGGRSRAGEETLQLTFFDVLEHPVVERLRAVDINRMTPIEALALLAQLVAEVKNSRGSS, via the coding sequence ATGAAGCACGCAGGCACACAACCGTCCGCCGATACGCCGCTGCTGCGCCAATACCAGCGCATCAAGGCGCAGCATCCGGACCATATCTTGTTTTTTCGCTGCGGCGACTTCTACGAGATGTTCTTCGAGGATGCGAAGGTCGCCGCGCGCGTGCTTGGCATTGCTTTGACGCGGCGTGGCACGGACGCGAACGGCGAGCCCGTGCCACTTGCGGGGGTGCCCTACCACAGCGTGGAGCCCTATCTCGCCAAGATGATCCGTGCCGGCTACAAAGTCGCGATTTGCGAGCAGATGGAGAACCCCCGTTTTGCCAAAGGGGTGGTTAAGCGCGAGGTCGTGCGGGTCGTCACCCCCGGCACGGTGGTCGAGGAGAATCTGCTCGAAAATAAGGCGAACAATTACCTCGTGGGGCTCGTGCTGGAAGGGGAACGTTGGGGGCTTGCGGCATTGGATTTTTCAACAGGGGAATTCTCGATTACGCAGTTCGAGGGGCCATCCGCCTCCGCGACATGTCAGGCGGAGATCGCTCGGCTGCAACCTGCGGAAGTCGTACTGCTTGCAGAAGAGCGCGCAGCGATTGAGCTGGCGCTGAACTGGCAGGCCTCGCAGGCGGAGCTGGGCTTGGATGCAGAAGCGGGTGAGCCGACTCGAGAGGGTGCGGCTGAGCTTGCGACACGCCCGCCCGAAGATCGCCCTGCAATTGCTGCGCTCGAAGGTTCGATGCCATTGGCGCGCGCTCGGGAACTCCTTGTGCGCCATTTTGGCGTCCATGATTTGTCGGGTTTTGGTGCCGAAGATTGTCCGGCAGGGGTGCGGGCGGCTGCTCTTGCGCTTGAGTACGTCCGCGAGACGCAGCGCGCGCAGGTAGCTCACCTGACGCAACTGCGCGTCTACCAGCCGGGAGAATTCATGATGCTCGATGCCACCACGCAGCGTTCGCTCGAGCTTGTAGCAAATCTCACGGATGCGTCGCGCCGTCACACGCTTTTGGAGGTGCTGGATCACACCGCCACGGCCATGGGCGGAAGAATGCTTCGAGCGTGGCTTCTCAAGCCGTTGCGGTCATCGGAAAGAATTCGCGAGCGCCTCGACGCTGTCGGTGTTTTCGTGGGGCAAGGGGTTGTGCGCGCACAAACGTTGGAGGCGCTTCGGGCTGTCCATGACCTTGAGCGGATCCTCTCGCGTGCGGTTCTGAAGACGGCGAATGCGCGTGATCTCGTGGCGCTGCGGGCCTCCCTGCAGCAAGTGCCCAAACTTCGCGCTTTGCTGCGCGAGGTGCTTACAGAAGCCACCCTCCTCCAGCGGCTATATGAGGAGATGGATCCGTTGGAGGATTTGGTATCAGAACTCGTTGCGGCGCTCGTGGATAATCCTCCCGTGAGCGTGCGGGAAGGCGGGTTGGTGCGCGACGGCTTCGATCCGAAGCTCGACGAGCTACGTGCGATCGCGGGGGACTCGAAATCGTGGATCGCGGCCATGCGGCAGGCTGAGATCGAGCGCACGGGCATCCCGAATCTCAAAATCGGCTACAACAAGGTCTTCGGCTACTACATCGAAGTCTCAAACTCGCATCTCGATAAGGTCCCGCCGACCTACATTCGCAAGCAAACCCTCGTGAATGGCGAGCGATTCATCACCCCGGAGCTGAAGGAAAAGGAAGAGATTATCCTGCATGCCGAAGAGCGCATTCAGGAGCTGGAGTTCGAGATCTTCGAGCGGCTACGCGAAAAAGTTTGCCAGCAGGCACGTCAGATTCAGCGCACGGCTGCTGCGATCGCGACGCTGGATGTGCTTGTGGCATTGGCGCAAGCGGCGGTCTCGGGCGATTATTGTCGACCGCAAATCACCCCTCATGGGCCTGATGCGGAATTGCGCATTCTGGATGGGCGGCATCCCGTGCTTGAATCGCTCGACCTCGGTCAACCGTTTGTGCCCAACGACACGGTGCTCGACCACCGCGAAAATCAGATCTTACTAATCACCGGCCCGAACATGGCTGGCAAAAGCACTTACATTCGTCAGGTGGCCCTGATCACGCTGTTGGCACATGTGGGCAGCTACGTGCCAGCGCGGGAAGCCCGCATTCCGATCGTGGATCGGATCTTTACGCGGGTGGGGGCTATGGATCAGATCGCGCGAGGGCAGAGCACCTTCCTCGTGGAGATGAGTGAGACGGCGAACATTCTCAACAATGCGACGGACGAGTCGCTTGTGATCTTGGATGAAATTGGGCGTGGGACGTCCACGTACGACGGGCTTTCCATCGCGTGGGCGGTCGTGGAGTATCTGCACAATACGAAGGGGCGCCGTCCGCTGACGCTCTTCGCCACCCATTATCATGAGCTCACGGACCTCGAGGGGATACTTCCACGCGTGAAAAACTACAATGTGGCGGTCGTGGAGGAAGAGGACCGTGTGGCATTCCTCTACAAAATTGTGCGGGGAGCGACAGATCGAAGCTACGGGATCTACGCTGCGCAGGTGGCCGGGCTCCCGCGCGCAGCCATCCGCCGGGCGAAGGAAATTCTGCAGTCGCTCGAGGAAGGCAGTGGAGTGCATGTGAAGCCGGCGGGCGGGCGATCCCGCGCCGGCGAGGAGACACTCCAGCTCACCTTCTTTGACGTGCTCGAGCATCCGGTGGTTGAGCGCCTGCGGGCAGTGGATATCAACCGCATGACGCCCATCGAAGCATTGGCGTTGCTTGCCCAACTGGTGGCCGAAGTGAAGAACTCGCGTGGGTCAAGCTGA
- a CDS encoding Nucleoside diphosphate kinase: protein MAERTLIFVKPDGVRRGLVGEIISRFERKGLRIVAMKMLRFTRELARKHYEEHVNKPFYPALEEFVLSGPVVAMVLEGENVVEVTRKMMGATRYTEAAPGTIRGDFAFSVTENLVHGSDSPARAEVEIANFFRPDELVG, encoded by the coding sequence ATGGCTGAACGCACATTGATTTTCGTGAAACCGGATGGGGTTCGGCGAGGCTTGGTGGGGGAGATTATTTCGCGATTCGAGCGTAAGGGCTTGCGCATTGTGGCCATGAAAATGCTGCGCTTCACGCGCGAACTTGCCCGAAAGCACTATGAGGAACACGTGAACAAGCCCTTTTACCCTGCGCTTGAGGAGTTTGTGCTGAGTGGTCCTGTGGTAGCGATGGTCCTCGAGGGAGAGAATGTTGTGGAGGTAACGCGCAAGATGATGGGGGCGACGCGCTACACGGAGGCCGCACCGGGAACCATCCGAGGCGATTTTGCTTTCTCGGTCACAGAAAACCTTGTTCACGGAAGCGACTCGCCGGCGCGCGCTGAAGTGGAGATTGCAAACTTTTTCCGGCCCGACGAACTGGTCGGTTAG
- a CDS encoding Branched-chain amino acid transport system permease protein LivM: protein MSDWSGKTSPRTRRLLATIAYIAFACALPWLLRAGFGAESLPETLNIAILCGIGAIAALGLNIIVGYCGLLNLGFAGFMLIGAYTAGILMKQFGWSFWLAAPAAMLHGAMWGIVLGLPTLRLVGDYFAIVTFGFSELVIMIAKNWVAITRGPRGYPDIPRPTLDFSWLAPLLGTDPKRLIYQFSIIDRAGYWYLVAALLGITLFVSSRLVRSRLGRAWLAIREDEVAAEACGINAMWFKTQAFALSAAFGALAGATQAAYFTLADYRNYEFMTSVYVLCYVVLGGMGTVIGPVVGATVLVALAELLRKSPAVYLSPLFAWWPKAEQALLSLPWVPDMRLILYGVILILMIRFRPEGIFPSRSRARELHHRYAPGEEDGLSFYYLHTR from the coding sequence ATGAGTGACTGGTCAGGAAAAACATCGCCGCGAACGCGTCGCTTGCTTGCCACAATTGCCTACATTGCGTTCGCCTGTGCTTTGCCGTGGTTGTTGCGCGCAGGGTTTGGGGCGGAGTCCTTACCCGAGACCCTAAACATTGCGATCCTGTGCGGGATTGGCGCGATTGCGGCGCTTGGCCTGAACATTATCGTGGGCTATTGCGGTCTCCTGAATCTCGGGTTTGCCGGCTTCATGCTCATCGGGGCTTACACGGCGGGGATTCTCATGAAGCAGTTTGGCTGGAGTTTTTGGCTGGCGGCCCCTGCAGCGATGTTGCATGGCGCGATGTGGGGGATTGTGCTGGGACTCCCGACGCTGCGGCTTGTGGGCGATTACTTCGCCATCGTGACCTTTGGCTTCAGCGAGCTGGTGATCATGATCGCGAAGAACTGGGTGGCGATCACGCGTGGCCCTCGGGGATATCCGGATATCCCGCGCCCGACGCTCGATTTTTCGTGGTTGGCCCCGCTGCTTGGCACCGATCCCAAGCGTCTCATCTATCAGTTTTCGATTATTGACCGCGCGGGTTACTGGTATCTGGTGGCGGCTTTGCTCGGAATCACACTTTTTGTGTCGAGCCGGTTGGTTCGTTCGCGGCTGGGGCGGGCGTGGCTTGCCATCCGCGAGGATGAGGTCGCGGCGGAGGCATGCGGGATCAACGCTATGTGGTTCAAGACGCAGGCCTTTGCGCTGAGTGCGGCGTTCGGGGCATTGGCTGGGGCAACACAAGCAGCGTATTTCACGCTGGCCGATTATCGCAACTACGAGTTCATGACAAGTGTTTACGTGCTCTGTTACGTCGTGCTGGGTGGCATGGGGACAGTCATCGGACCGGTCGTGGGGGCCACGGTGCTGGTGGCGTTGGCGGAACTGCTGCGCAAGAGCCCGGCAGTTTATCTCTCGCCACTCTTTGCATGGTGGCCAAAGGCTGAGCAAGCGCTCTTGAGCCTGCCGTGGGTTCCAGACATGCGGCTGATTCTCTATGGCGTGATCCTTATTCTTATGATTCGCTTCCGTCCGGAGGGAATTTTCCCCAGCCGGTCGCGTGCGCGTGAGCTTCATCATCGATATGCGCCGGGTGAAGAGGACGGACTCTCCTTTTACTACTTGCACACGCGTTAA